The Sebastes umbrosus isolate fSebUmb1 chromosome 19, fSebUmb1.pri, whole genome shotgun sequence genome has a segment encoding these proteins:
- the exd3 gene encoding exonuclease mut-7 homolog isoform X3, whose protein sequence is MDHTTPVAVGLDPDVLRDQLFELWNRKDLQTLHLAALQGFSKLSEPLEALLTILEGCPGKQKGRSHTLGNHILMEFQTWMKERPQVTLSSLSEQQAMALQQRALSLLTDTQSNFVDGLLNIYQLNSLDPAVLRPYIISLQALHCYKEAAVLSIKLNLQKELDMEEMCVPLILQNKMALAESFVTGHNHLEQRLVTLLDSWCHPSFSVEEISMRFPRFSLTKQCLSLIQPKMLTKHVFRLVEKFNIDQGLCPNALHKRRLDSLRYLMYKRFVEKGMTEENWSDHVQYVVADDLELQIHLVEMLVKYGGLQKASQWSLRYNLPRNRLPCGVWDTQQSLPPDLQQIGPSGSARTEQWIPSRSHCKKFYQVPLTKDKVNFVDSPEALQRCRNFVLKEGGIVGVDMEWQPTFGCISTQQVALIQLAVLDQVFLLDLCANGFCEHPDTISFIRSLFSDGSLLKLGYGMSGDLKCLLATWQQLLEEPLKMEGMLDLLNVHQKIQRRKVYRTQNGSKEVMVGEDSAEKGLSLLVQQVLGRPLDKTEQMSNWEKRPLRISQIRYAVADAYCLLDVYSVLSGNPTYFGLPADLRSISSSKSEKSDKKQKEKQAHGKEECQGAQRVSPPRSDTEKGLLCGEKPSEDAPPRLPQLPQPPQQLRVVCDNMLQGLGRYLRCLGVDVVMLENTDDHRVAAKLAQAEGRFILTCGQPFQSLRSQVGEGRCLSLDCSEKARDQAVRVLKHFNIQLTPSDIFSRCQQK, encoded by the exons ATGGATCATACGACTCCTGTGGCAGTGG GTCTTGACCCTGACGTGCTGAGAGACCAACTCTTCGAACTATGGAACCGGAAAGATCTGCAGACG CTACATTTGGCAGCCCTCCAGGGATTTTCAAAGCTGTCTGAGCCTCTGGAGGCTTTACTAACAATCCTGGAGGGCTGTCCAGGCAAACAGAAGGGCCGGAGCCACACCCTCGGCAATCACATCCTCATGGAATTCCAGACATGGATGAAGGAACGTCCTCAG GTGACCCTGAGCTCACTCTCAGAGCAGCAAGCGATGGCGCTTCAACAGCGGGCTCTGAGCTTACTAACAGATACCCAGTCCAACTTTGTAGATGGTCTCTTAAACATCTACCAGCTCAATTCCCTGGATCCAGCTGTACTCCGACCGTACATTATCAGTCTGCAGGCTCTTCACTGCTACAAAGAG GCAGCAGTGCTCAGCATAAAGCTGAACTTACAGAAAGAGCTGGATATGGAGGAG ATGTGTGTACCACTAATCTTGCAGAATAAGATGGCATTGGCAGAGTCCTTCGTCACAGGCCACAATCATCTAGAACAAAGACTGGTCACATTGCTGGACTCGTGGTGCCACCCCAGCTTCAGTGTGGAAGAGATAAGCAT GCGGTTCCCGCGCTTCTCTCTGACCAAACAGTGCTTGAGCCTGATCCAGCCCAAGATGCTCACCAAACATGTCTTCAGACTCGTGGAGAAATTCAACATTGATCAAG GACTGTGTCCCAATGCTCTGCACAAGAGGAGATTGGACTCATTACGTTACCTCATGTACAAGAGGTTTGTGGAG AAAGGCATGACAGAGGAGAACTGGAGTGACCACGTACAG TACGTCGTGGCAGATGACCTTGAGCTGCAGATCCATTTGGTGGAGATGTTGGTGAAGTACGGCGGTCTCCAGAAAGCCTCTCAGTGGTCACTGAGATACAACCTCCCCAGAAATCGACTTCCCTGTGGGGTATGGGATACGCAGCAGAGTCTACCGCCTGATCTACA ACAGATAGGTCCGAGTGGCTCAGCAAGAACTGAGCAGTGGATACCATCTCGGTCTCACTGTAAGAAGTTCTACCAGGTGCCGCTCACCAAAGACAAGGTTAATTTTGTGGACTCGCCGGAAGCTCTTCAGAGATGTCGAAACTTTGTGCTGAAG GAGGGTGGAATAGTAGGAGTTGACATGGAGTGGCAGCCCACGTTTGGCTGTATCTCAACTCAGCAAGTTGCCCTGATACAGCTTGCAGTTTTGGACCAGGTTTTCTTATTAGACCTTTGTGCCAACGGATTCTGTGAACACCCAGACACTATTAGCTTCATCAGGAGCTTGTTCTCCGATGGAAGCCTCCTTAAACTGG GTTATGGTATGTCAGGGGATCTCAAGTGTCTCTTGGCCACCTGGCAGCAGCTTTTAGAGGAGCCATTGAAGATGGAGGGGATGCTTGATCTTCTTAATGTACACCAAAAG ATCCAGCGTCGAAAGGTCTATAGGACTCAAAATGGATCCAAAGAGGTTATGGTAGGAGAGGACTCTGCAGAGAAAGGCCTCAGTCTGCTGGTACAACAGGTCCTGGGACGGCCCCTAGACAAGACGGAGCAGATGTCCAACTGGGAGAAACGGCCACTGCGCATCAGCCAAATTAGATATGCAG TGGCAGATGCCTACTGTTTGCTGGATGTGTACTCCGTCCTCTCCGGTAACCCAACTTACTTTGGGCTACCAGCAGACCTGCGCAGCATCTCGTCGAGCAAATCAGAAAAGAGCGACAAGAAGCAGAAGGAGAAACAGGCCCATGGCaaagag GAATGTCAGGGAGCTCAAAGGGTCAGTCCCCCTCGCTCCGACACAGAGAAAGGCCTCCTGTGTGGCGAGAAGCCCTCTGAAGACGCCCCCCCTCGGCTCCCTCAGCTCCCCCAGCCCCCCCAGCAGTTGCGGGTGGTGTGTGACAACATGCTGCAGGGACTCGGGAGGTACCTGCGCTGTTTAGGAGTCGATGTGGTCATGCTGGAGAACACTGATGATCACAGAGTAGCGGCAAAG TTAGCACAAGCTGAAGGCCGTTTCATACTCACATGTGGACAACCGTTCCAAAGT CTGCGGTCCCAGGTAGGCGAGGGTCGCTGTCTGTCCTTAGACTGTTCAGAAAAGGCTAGAGACCAGGCTGTTCGAGTCCTCAAACACTTCAATATCCAGCTCACTCCCAGCGATATATTCAGCCGCTGCCAG CAAAAGTAG
- the exd3 gene encoding exonuclease mut-7 homolog isoform X2, giving the protein MDHTTPVAVGLDPDVLRDQLFELWNRKDLQTLHLAALQGFSKLSEPLEALLTILEGCPGKQKGRSHTLGNHILMEFQTWMKERPQVTLSSLSEQQAMALQQRALSLLTDTQSNFVDGLLNIYQLNSLDPAVLRPYIISLQALHCYKEAAVLSIKLNLQKELDMEEMCVPLILQNKMALAESFVTGHNHLEQRLVTLLDSWCHPSFSVEEISMRFPRFSLTKQCLSLIQPKMLTKHVFRLVEKFNIDQGLCPNALHKRRLDSLRYLMYKRFVEKGMTEENWSDHVQYVVADDLELQIHLVEMLVKYGGLQKASQWSLRYNLPRNRLPCGVWDTQQSLPPDLQQIGPSGSARTEQWIPSRSHCKKFYQVPLTKDKVNFVDSPEALQRCRNFVLKEGGIVGVDMEWQPTFGCISTQQVALIQLAVLDQVFLLDLCANGFCEHPDTISFIRSLFSDGSLLKLGYGMSGDLKCLLATWQQLLEEPLKMEGMLDLLNVHQKIQRRKVYRTQNGSKEVMVGEDSAEKGLSLLVQQVLGRPLDKTEQMSNWEKRPLRISQIRYAVADAYCLLDVYSVLSGNPTYFGLPADLRSISSSKSEKSDKKQKEKQAHGKEECQGAQRVSPPRSDTEKGLLCGEKPSEDAPPRLPQLPQPPQQLRVVCDNMLQGLGRYLRCLGVDVVMLENTDDHRVAAKLAQAEGRFILTCGQPFQSLRSQVGEGRCLSLDCSEKARDQAVRVLKHFNIQLTPSDIFSRCQTCRSCGGGTIMPSFGLSVTTENSSS; this is encoded by the exons ATGGATCATACGACTCCTGTGGCAGTGG GTCTTGACCCTGACGTGCTGAGAGACCAACTCTTCGAACTATGGAACCGGAAAGATCTGCAGACG CTACATTTGGCAGCCCTCCAGGGATTTTCAAAGCTGTCTGAGCCTCTGGAGGCTTTACTAACAATCCTGGAGGGCTGTCCAGGCAAACAGAAGGGCCGGAGCCACACCCTCGGCAATCACATCCTCATGGAATTCCAGACATGGATGAAGGAACGTCCTCAG GTGACCCTGAGCTCACTCTCAGAGCAGCAAGCGATGGCGCTTCAACAGCGGGCTCTGAGCTTACTAACAGATACCCAGTCCAACTTTGTAGATGGTCTCTTAAACATCTACCAGCTCAATTCCCTGGATCCAGCTGTACTCCGACCGTACATTATCAGTCTGCAGGCTCTTCACTGCTACAAAGAG GCAGCAGTGCTCAGCATAAAGCTGAACTTACAGAAAGAGCTGGATATGGAGGAG ATGTGTGTACCACTAATCTTGCAGAATAAGATGGCATTGGCAGAGTCCTTCGTCACAGGCCACAATCATCTAGAACAAAGACTGGTCACATTGCTGGACTCGTGGTGCCACCCCAGCTTCAGTGTGGAAGAGATAAGCAT GCGGTTCCCGCGCTTCTCTCTGACCAAACAGTGCTTGAGCCTGATCCAGCCCAAGATGCTCACCAAACATGTCTTCAGACTCGTGGAGAAATTCAACATTGATCAAG GACTGTGTCCCAATGCTCTGCACAAGAGGAGATTGGACTCATTACGTTACCTCATGTACAAGAGGTTTGTGGAG AAAGGCATGACAGAGGAGAACTGGAGTGACCACGTACAG TACGTCGTGGCAGATGACCTTGAGCTGCAGATCCATTTGGTGGAGATGTTGGTGAAGTACGGCGGTCTCCAGAAAGCCTCTCAGTGGTCACTGAGATACAACCTCCCCAGAAATCGACTTCCCTGTGGGGTATGGGATACGCAGCAGAGTCTACCGCCTGATCTACA ACAGATAGGTCCGAGTGGCTCAGCAAGAACTGAGCAGTGGATACCATCTCGGTCTCACTGTAAGAAGTTCTACCAGGTGCCGCTCACCAAAGACAAGGTTAATTTTGTGGACTCGCCGGAAGCTCTTCAGAGATGTCGAAACTTTGTGCTGAAG GAGGGTGGAATAGTAGGAGTTGACATGGAGTGGCAGCCCACGTTTGGCTGTATCTCAACTCAGCAAGTTGCCCTGATACAGCTTGCAGTTTTGGACCAGGTTTTCTTATTAGACCTTTGTGCCAACGGATTCTGTGAACACCCAGACACTATTAGCTTCATCAGGAGCTTGTTCTCCGATGGAAGCCTCCTTAAACTGG GTTATGGTATGTCAGGGGATCTCAAGTGTCTCTTGGCCACCTGGCAGCAGCTTTTAGAGGAGCCATTGAAGATGGAGGGGATGCTTGATCTTCTTAATGTACACCAAAAG ATCCAGCGTCGAAAGGTCTATAGGACTCAAAATGGATCCAAAGAGGTTATGGTAGGAGAGGACTCTGCAGAGAAAGGCCTCAGTCTGCTGGTACAACAGGTCCTGGGACGGCCCCTAGACAAGACGGAGCAGATGTCCAACTGGGAGAAACGGCCACTGCGCATCAGCCAAATTAGATATGCAG TGGCAGATGCCTACTGTTTGCTGGATGTGTACTCCGTCCTCTCCGGTAACCCAACTTACTTTGGGCTACCAGCAGACCTGCGCAGCATCTCGTCGAGCAAATCAGAAAAGAGCGACAAGAAGCAGAAGGAGAAACAGGCCCATGGCaaagag GAATGTCAGGGAGCTCAAAGGGTCAGTCCCCCTCGCTCCGACACAGAGAAAGGCCTCCTGTGTGGCGAGAAGCCCTCTGAAGACGCCCCCCCTCGGCTCCCTCAGCTCCCCCAGCCCCCCCAGCAGTTGCGGGTGGTGTGTGACAACATGCTGCAGGGACTCGGGAGGTACCTGCGCTGTTTAGGAGTCGATGTGGTCATGCTGGAGAACACTGATGATCACAGAGTAGCGGCAAAG TTAGCACAAGCTGAAGGCCGTTTCATACTCACATGTGGACAACCGTTCCAAAGT CTGCGGTCCCAGGTAGGCGAGGGTCGCTGTCTGTCCTTAGACTGTTCAGAAAAGGCTAGAGACCAGGCTGTTCGAGTCCTCAAACACTTCAATATCCAGCTCACTCCCAGCGATATATTCAGCCGCTGCCAG